The DNA sequence GCTCAAATGAAGCGATAAGTCTTTCAAAATCAGCCCGTTTGATCTCTAACGCATTGGCAATATCTTCGGTGATCATAAATTCAGCTTGCGAGAATTCATTATCTATAAAAGCTAGATTGAGTAGATATTCCATCACTTTGAGACGTTTGGCATACTCATTTTGAGTCAATCTAAGGTATTTTTGAGAGATAATCAGTGTATTGTCAAAACTTTGCATCTCTTTTTGATAAATGTCTTTAAGCCCCTCGCGTACACTTTCACTGTTTTCAAACACACGTGAAATGTCCGTCAACGTTAAGCTTAAAAGTTCAGCTTCTAGTTCGCTCACACGACCATCTGCTTTAGCCACTTTTGCCATAAGCGCGACTAAAAGCCCCGCCTCATGCTCGCTCAAATCACCTCTTAACGTTTGCTTGACATCCATATTAATGTGCTGGTATGCCTCTGTTTGGTAGTTTTTTGTCAGTAAATAAAATACAACGAGAACGACTGCAATAATGACGTAGGTCATTTTTTCACCTTTACATGTAAAACTTGATTTATCAAAATATGTTACAATCATTACACTAAAAAAAAGGACAATTTTGATGTTTAATTTTGATGAGATCGTCGATAGAACCAAGACGCCTAGCGAAAAATGGGACAAGTACAAAGGGACGGATGTCATCCCCGCATGGGTTGCCGATATGGATTTTAAATCACCTCCATGTGTGATAGATGCCCTTCAAAAGAGAGTGCATGAGGGTGTTTTTGGGTATACCGCCATCGATGATGAAACTTACGATGCGATTATTGCATTTCTCAAACGCCACTATAACTGGGAGATTAAAAAAGAGTGGATTCTCTTTACACACGGTGTTGTCAGTAGTATGAATATTGCCTGCATGGCTGTGGAAACTGAAACTGTTATGACCACAACACCGATTTATCCACACTTCATCAAAGCCCCCAAACATGCAAACAAAGAAGTTCTAGCCATTGCGATGAAAGAAGAGAACAATCGCTGGGTGCTGGATTTTGAAGCGATGGAGAGAGCCATTAAGCCTACATGTAAGCTCTTTATGCTCTGCAACCCTTACAATCCCGCAGGAACTGTTTTTACATGTAAAGAGTTAGAACAACTGGGCGCTTTTTGTTTAAAACACGATCTTACCATCTGCTCCGATGAAATCCATGCCGATCTGCTTTTGAATTCAAAGACTAAACACATTCCTATCGCTTCACTAAACGAGGCGCTAGCGCAAAAAAGCATTACCTTAATGGCACCGAGTAAAACGTTTAACATTGCAGGACTTCAAGCCTCATTTGCCATTATTCCGAGTAGCACGCTTCGCAAAAACTTTCAAAAGACAATGGGAAGTATGGTCGGAGGCATCAATCTTTTGGGCATTACAGCACTTAAAGCGGCATACCTAGAAGGCGATGCGTGGCTTGGTGAACTTCGTACCTATTTGGCTGAAAATCTTAAAATGGTGCAAGACTTTGTCAGCAAAAATCCAAAGCTAAAGCTTTTAGATCAAGAGGCAACCTTTCTCGCGTGGATCGACGCAACAGCCTTACA is a window from the Sulfurospirillum oryzae genome containing:
- a CDS encoding MalY/PatB family protein, whose amino-acid sequence is MFNFDEIVDRTKTPSEKWDKYKGTDVIPAWVADMDFKSPPCVIDALQKRVHEGVFGYTAIDDETYDAIIAFLKRHYNWEIKKEWILFTHGVVSSMNIACMAVETETVMTTTPIYPHFIKAPKHANKEVLAIAMKEENNRWVLDFEAMERAIKPTCKLFMLCNPYNPAGTVFTCKELEQLGAFCLKHDLTICSDEIHADLLLNSKTKHIPIASLNEALAQKSITLMAPSKTFNIAGLQASFAIIPSSTLRKNFQKTMGSMVGGINLLGITALKAAYLEGDAWLGELRTYLAENLKMVQDFVSKNPKLKLLDQEATFLAWIDATALHVKSPYEFFLNFGVGLSDGEPFGDKNFIRLNFGTQKSVLEEILKRMQKAMDSLC
- a CDS encoding TerB family tellurite resistance protein, with product MTYVIIAVVLVVFYLLTKNYQTEAYQHINMDVKQTLRGDLSEHEAGLLVALMAKVAKADGRVSELEAELLSLTLTDISRVFENSESVREGLKDIYQKEMQSFDNTLIISQKYLRLTQNEYAKRLKVMEYLLNLAFIDNEFSQAEFMITEDIANALEIKRADFERLIASFEQFYANKASKAQMGIKNAYAVLGADPSEDMESIKKKYRALVKEYHPDILMGQGKDQSIIDAATTKLQEINEAYEMIKKEKN